The DNA region TCCTTTCCCTCCTCGGCTATAACTGTATCCTTAGGGAGTCATTTCCTCTGAGCGTCTTGCTTTTCTCCATTCATTACTGAATGAAGAAATAAGGCTGTGAGTAGGGAGAACaagcaggaggaaggagaacTGAGCCCACtataaacaagaaaggaaggatgcTTCCAGAATAAGATGCTTCCCCTCCACTGGCTCCGAGTCTCCTAAGCCATAGCTAGCCTGGAGCTTGcaatgtagaccaagctggtcttgaactcacagagatccacctgcctcagcgtcccaagagctgagattaaGATATGTGCTACCGGGCCCTGCTTTatgaattgttttgtttgttttgagacgaGATCCCTTGatctcactatgtaaacaaaactATCCTTGAACAACTGATCCTCCGAATGCAGGGCTTAGAGTCTAcatcaccatccctgaatcctACCGACTTCACATCTATGACTAAGCCACATTCccagtactgtgtgtgtgtgtgtgtgtgtgtgtgtgtgtgtgtgtgtgtgtgtgtgttaagccagaggtcaacatcaagtatcctggggctggagagatggctcagtggttaagagcatttgatgTTCTTGGAcatgacctgggtttgattttctAGCATCCACATTCACAACCATGTATaaccccagttctaggggatctgatgccctgctTTTATCTCTGTAGGTGCCATGaatgtacatggtacacacaaATACCTGGAGGCAAACagtcatacacattaaataaataaatacataggtaAATCAATGAATaacagggctggagaagtggctcagtggtgaagagcattgactgctcttccagaggacctgagttcaaatcccagcaaccacatggtggctcacaaccatctgtaatgagatctgatgccctcttctggtgtgtctgaagtcagctacagtgtacttatgtataataaataaatacatcttttttttttaaaaagtaaatgaataacaGATACCAAGCATTCCCTATACTAATCTTTGTATTTTTGAGCTAGGGTCCCTCGCTTACCCTGGAGTTTGATGCGTTGGGCTAGGTTTCTCGAGTCCCGCTGTGTCTGCCTCCCTGGCTGCTGGGACTCCAGGTCTCCCAGACAGCTTTTACCGGCTTCAGAGCTCACTTTACCAACCGAGCCCTCCCCCATTTCCCATTTCCATACTCTTGggatattttgagacagagtctcccatGGTTCCATGCTggtcttggttttttttgtttttttccggagctgagaaccgaacccaaggccttgtgtttgctaggcaagcgctctaccactgagctaaatccccaaccctgctggtCTTGTTATATAGCCCTAGCTAGCCTGCAggttgctgtgtagaccaggctgaccctgaattcacagcgatcctcctgccttagccttccaagGGTTGGGGTTACAAGCACGACTCCCTTGAATTTGGGGTTCCCAATACCTGGGAAAGAATCGCTCGGCTGCTGAGATGGTTATCCTCATCAGAAAAAATCTGCGACAGTTTCCTGAAAACAGACAGTGGTTCCCTGTGGGGGTGGAGAGGGGCGTGGTCAGGGTCAGCAGAGGGGACAACCAGGATGGGGTACACTGCGCATGGCACCTGACTCACCTGCTCACAGCTCCCCAGCTGCGCTTGAGCCTGTAGATAGGGTTAGACTGCAGGGCGGACAGGATCGCTCGTAGGGAAGAGAAATTTCGTAGTTCCCGGCACCGCTAGGATTAAGAGGGAAGGAGGCGCTCTGGTCAACAGCCTCACTCCACTGCGCTCTCCCACTCACAGCTGCTTTGATACAGTGACTTGGTAGTTACACATCAGAGGTTGATCTCaaactctccatcctcctgcctccacctccccagggcTGTGATTGACAGGTATGTGTCACTACACCCAGCTCGCGGTTGGGATTTCTGATACCAGGTCAGACTCCAGGTCTCACCTGTCAAGTAACTAAACACATAAACCGCGATGTTGCCTTTGATTTTCGggagctcccccaccccaccccaccccaccccgaccTCTTAGCTGAACTTGGctactcccttctctctttctccaacCCTATACaggtacactgcagctgtcttcagacacaccagaagagggcatcagatcccattacagatggttgtgagccaccatgtggttgctgggatttgaactcaagacctctggaaaagcagttagtgctcttttttttttaaagatttattcatttattatatataagtacactgtagctgtctcagacacaccagaagagggcatcggatctctttacagatggttgtgggccaccatgtggttgctgggaattgaactcatgacctctggaagagcagtcagtgctcttttttttttttaatttttttaagatttatttatttgtaagtacattgtagctgtcttcagaccagaagagggcatcagatctcactacagatggttgtgagccaccatgtgatttctgggatttgaactcaggacctctggaagagcagtcagtgctcttaaccactgagccatctctccagcccacccctaTTTTTTCAGGCACACCCACTTCCGGTCTCTGATCCTCAGCCCCACCAATCTTGTGTCCTATAATGCTAGGTTACTCTCTCAGTCTCACCCAAGATTTGCTGCTGGACCCCACCCGAGCCCCGACGCACACCTGGGCGATGCGAATCCATTTTTCAATGCGTTGTGCCCTCTGCGAGGCCGCCAGGCCGGGCGCAGCGAGCACCGAGCCCAGCACACAGCCGGTCACCGCATTGAACTGGGCCACGGTGGCGCGCACTGTGGGAGAGATGCCGGCAGCTCCCGGCCGGTCGCGCTGAGACCACATGGAACCCAGGCACTCGCAGGACCGCACTCGCAGGAAGAGCTCCTGGGTAGGGGAGAATGACGGTGGGATGCATGCTCATCATCCAGGCCTCCTCCTGCCCTCCCACCCTGCCGCTGGCTGGGTTCCCCACCACATCCATAAGAGTCAGCTGCTCCGCCACTTCATCCACGCTAAAGTCCAGGAGCTCTGGGCCTTCTGACCTGAGGCCTTCCTCTTCCGAGTAATCCTCTGCAAACTCTGATCTGGGAGACTGGGCAGCCCAGGGAGGGCCTGAGAAATAGATACAATTGTTTCAAACTCACTTTGCAGTTGAAAAGGATGGCTCAGCGGTATGGAGCACTCCACTGCTCTTCCGAAGGCTTGGGTTAGATTCCCAGAACACACGTGGCAGCTAACCACAGTCTACGCTTCTAGTCTCAGGGAATCCAATGCTCCCTGTGGTCTCTCTGGGCATCATACATACATGGGATGTGCTGACATatgcacaggcaaaacactcatacacatatgcaaagtaaatggagagaagggaaatatagaaggaagaaagagaaaaaacttCCAAATTTATCCAGGTGTGTTGAGGCCGGTCTTtgatcccggcacttgggagacTTTGTGGAGAGGACATTTAGCAGAAAGATTGccatgagttcgaagccagcctcagctacacagtgagtttctgactagtctgagctacagagtgagaccctgtctaaggggttgggggtggggttggaggggaggcagtgggaggaggggtggttgctggtgagatggctcagtggttaaaggagATTACTGtcaaaggggagaaaaaaaatccagagagttgtcttctgatttacacacacacacacacacacacacacacacacacacacacacactccacacactgTGAGGTGAAGGAGCCCCCCATACAAAAGATTTAAAATGATGGCAGGAAAAGGAAACTTCTTGGTAATCAATTAAGGAGAGAAAAGACTTTGTCAGCAGGCGGAGCTAAGTGGGTGGGCTGCAGGGAAGAGCACAGCCACTTGGGCCACTTAGGCTCAGGATTAAAGGATAAACAAAGGATTTAGGGACACAGATTCAGATCAGGATGAGATCAACATCAAGGCTTGGGAGGGGGGTGGACTGTAGCAACTAACCAGTCAGTTAGCTAATCCAAATTGTCCTGACTTCTGGGGACAAAGCCCATAGGAGCCTTGGTTCCTGCGCTCACAGGATGCATGAAAGCCAGGAATCAACCATGAATGATGTGCAGAAAAATAAAGCAGCCTCAGAGGCTCAGGGTGTGAGAGTCACTTTGAAGAGAAGTggcctttctccctctcttctctctctctctctctctctctctctctttttaattttttgatatgtaatttctttctgtttatatgagtacactatcgctgtcttcagacacaccagaagagggcatcagatctcattacagatggtcaggagccaccctgtggttgctgggaattgaactcgggacctctggaagagcagacagtgatcttaaccactgagccatctctccagcccctcccttcctccctccctccctccctccctccctccctccctctcttccttccttccttccttccttccttcctccctccctccctccctcccttccttcctttcttccttccttccttccttcctggtatgttgcctttaatcccagcacttaggaagcagaggaaggcagctatcttgagttcagttccagtTTGCAccacatatcaagttccaggccagctagagcgccacagtgagacactgtctcgaGACGAAACAAaacaccgcccccccccccagcaaaaAAAATCTAGAACTTTATTTAGGTTTATTGAGATGGCTTATTAGCACATGGAGCTATAGTATGCCCcctaaatagataaatagataaataaataaatacctgaaTGAATAAAACTGCACTTGTCCTTTGTGTGTACGCAAATGTCAAGAGTCTGTCCTTTCCTTTCATTATGCGATCCAGACATCAAACTCAGACTACCAGAATTGTCAGCAAACCCCTTTCTGTCAAGCTCTCTTACCAGCCCCAAAAGTGACACTTCAAATGgggtttgtaaatatttttttctatcctCAACTTTATTTTCAGACAGGGTGTCATCATGTAGTCCTGGTGGCCTGGAGttcactgtgtagaacaggctagcctcTAGCTTACAATCAAAGGAGttcactgtgtagaacaggctagcctcTAGCTTACAATCAAAGGAGttcactgtgtagaacaggctagcctcTAGCTTACAATCAAATCTTCCTATTTTAGAGTTTGAGGCACCTTGGTACCTATAACACGGTATTAATATGGCATTTTGGCATATACTCCACTACACCTGGTAGATATGTAAAAAGTTAAATTTAAGGGGAAATTTGCCTGGATTGTGCAGGGCTAGGCAGGTTCCATCCCCCAGCatcacaagcaaacaaacattaaaaagaaaaaacaaaacgggaaacagctgggtggtggtgcacatctttaaccccagccctcaggagctggggcatagctcagtgcgtagagtgcttgcctagcatggaggagaccctgagttcagtcccttgCACTGCACAAACCACACAtttgttcaaggtcatcctcttaGAGGTGTGGTCAACATGAGGtccatagcaagaccctgtctcaaaaaataaaacaaactggacctaggccccctacacatttgtagcagatgtgcagcttggtcttcatgtggtcccctaacaactggagcaggggctgtctctgactctgttgcctgccattggatccccttctccCACCTGGGCTTTTttgcttagtcctgctgggactagctgccccagggtagggtggtacccaaggcgggggttgggggccttccccttctctaagaACAAGGTGAGTGGGGTAGTGGGGAGAGGAATTTGTAAAGGCGGGACTAGGAGAAGGGTTTGtaatcgggatgtaaagtgaataaaaaatatattattgagaaaaaataagaaaataaataaaacaaaataatgactATAGCTGTGTGTAAtgccaggtccaggggatccaatgtcttctttTGCCCCACTACTGGCTGGCACTACAAGCACATCGTGCACTTAAAGCAGGAAAACGCCTCAAACACACGaagtataaacaaacaaatcaattaaaaacaaagtaacaacaaaagcTGCAATAGTAGCAAAAGTAATACCAGGTATGGTGGAGCTTGTAACCCTAgccctggggaggtagaggcaggaagatcaaagttcaaggttatctttggctacaaattgaggccagcctgcgctacatgagagcctgtcttgaaaaataaaaacaacacttaataaaataataagattgGTCCAATGGGCCAGTCATTAAAAACATGGAACTCatataaaggtagaaggagagagagaacagattccAAGACCTTCTCTGGCAAGCAAGAATCCACATACCTGTGTCACATACACAGTaacaataaatacaaattaaaatgccAACACACTTGGCCAGCCCTTACTGCTCACTGACTTAGTTAGATTTCCAGGAGGGTGGGAACCCTAGCCCACCATTTGGAGGCCGGAGCTAGTGGTTCAACTCCAATGGTTAAGAAGCAGacacacggggctggggatttagctcagtggtagagcgcttacctaggaagcacaaggccctgggttcggtccccagctccgaaaaaaagaaccaaaaaaaaaaaaaaaaaaagaagcagacacACGACCACTCCCATTTAAGGGAACTGGTCTCTGAGAGGCAAAGTAACCAACAAACAGCAggcctgggatttgaacccaggttgCCATTCTTGGCTAGGCAAGCATTAGGTCTCTAAGTGACATTCCAAATCAGAGAACAGAGGATCTCTGCATGCAGGAGGACACTAGGCAACTGCTAATTCTTTGGCTAAAGGTGTGATCAAGTGGAGAAAATAAGGCTCATctatggggctagagaaatggctcggtGGGTTACATGTTTGcccatgcaagtgtgaggacctgagttcagatccccaacacccacaaaCAGCTGGGCACAGTTTAACATTTGCAAGTCAAACTCTGTGAAGCTGGAGGCTCAACGGCCAGCCAGTCTCACCAAATGGGTGAGTTCCAGGATCAagaagagaccttgtctccagaGGTAAGAGacagcaatagaggaagacacctagcatcattctctgacttccacattcatgtacacatgtgtgcatgtgcacccacacacatgaacacatacatagaccacacacatacacacacacacacacacacacacacacacacaaaggaaggaaggaaggaagaaaggaaggaaggaaggaaccaacAAACTAAAGGATGAAGGGAAGAGAGTTTTCTTCAAGAGCTGGGGTGACTCAGGGGTATAGTGTTTGCCTAGAATGCACAAAGGTTCATTTCCAAGCactaaactaaataaataaaatgtcttcaGGGCCTGTCATTTGGAGCTGAGTAGGTAGTATTGTCTCGGAATATCACCGGCCTTGATCGCTCCTTACCTGCCCAAGCCAGTCGCTGCTCCCCCTCTGTCTGCTCTTCCTTAGCCTCCTTCAAGAAATCTTCTAGAAGTTTCTCTGCTTCCCTGACTTCTGCCCCTCCTGGGGCTGCCCAGCCCAGAAAGATTCGGACATCACCCAGGTTCTGATGATCAGGGGGATCCCGGAAGTCCTGAGGATGATCTCGCAGCCAAGATCCCAGTACCGAAACTACAGCCCTGGACAGAGAGGGGTATGTGACTCAAAACTAAGCCCAAGGATCTAGACCTTCCCAACCTTGCAGCTGTCAGACCTGACCTTGAgatcctctctctcccccaggcTCCCttgagtggggggtggggtggggggaatggaAACCAACCTCAGGTTCTTGCTGAAGTTCAGATcctgtccttctgtcctcttGCTGTCTACCCTGAGAAAAAAGGCTCTATCACATGAGAGTTATAGGACTCGTGGCCGGGGGTTCCAAATCTGAGGAAGGGGGTCAGAcagatgggttctggggatggggACGTGCGGGTCTCCTAAAAATGACTGacccagcaggtggtggtggcggcggcggcggcgggggtaGCAGAAAGCCCAGAACGCGGGCCGTGGGCACAAAGGCCCGGTGGGTGGCCAGGAAGGCAGGCACAAAGCCAGGATCCTGCTCGCGGTCTCCGGACACCAACTCATGCACCAGCCGCTCCAGTCGGGCGGCCCTCAGTGCTCGCACCTTGCTGGTACGGTACTGAAGGAAGGTATCCATAGCCGGGATGGGGGTCTGCAGGGAAATGGGGCAGTGAATGAAATAAGATGAGGAACGTTCCACGCACCTTGTTTCTAATCATACCCGTCTCTGGCACTTTCCTTTTTTTGACCGTGTCCTTCTCTGAAAATCCGAGACTCCCTAAATCTATATCCAATCATCAAATGCCCACATCAACCCCGTAGGACACCCCACTACTCTAAGCACTTACTTCCCTCTGTGCCCTTCTCACCCGGCCATCCCCGGCTTCAGTCAGCTTTGCAGCCAAGCTTCACTGACCAAGCCTGAGTCCCACCCATCACCACCTGGCCGCTCCCCATTTCGGCTTTCCTGCACCCTGCCGCTCAGTTTCaccttttggggggggggagcgcTATCACCTGACCCCACCCCGTTTCCTGGATTTAAACCGAGTCACCTGGCCGCCCCCAGGCCCTTTCTACTCACCTGGTCGCCGCTAAGCTCCGCCCTTCCTCCTGGTCCCGTTGTTCTAAGGAGGCTCACCCTCGGTTCTCCagctttcccctctcctcctaaCTCCCAGGCCCCTGAGCTGAGTCCACTCTCACTTGCTCGCCTCGGCCCCTTCCTCACCTGGCCGTCTCCAGACCCCTCTGGGGTTGAGCGCTGGCTGCGCTGCCGCCGCAGGGAGACGCTGTACACGGCGCCATCCTCGGTCTCCTCTCCCCAGTCCTGTAGTGGTGCCTGGACGTGGAGGCGGGCTCAGGGACGTCCCACCGGCCTTAGCCCCCTGACTTTATGTTTGGCCCGCTTTCCCGAACATAGTAGGCGAGACTCGGGGTGGGCTCCCAGGTGGGTCCCTCTTCGCCACGGGTACCCTTCTCCCAGATGGAGTATCATTTGGGGACACCCCAGAGTCCAATGTCACAAAGAATCTTTCTGTCGCCTCCTCCTGAGACTTCTCAGACCCCCGTCCCCATCCCCCAAACTAGCCGCTTCACGGAGTCAGGAACTCTGAATCCCCAAATGAGGACTCCAGGGCACATCCATTTTGGAGAAAGGTTAGAAAACGAGGGGTGGATGCCTGGAGTTTCTGAATCTGGGGTTACGCTAGGGACGTGGGATCTGAGGATCCCCAGCTCCCTCTTACCAGGGCCAACTCTTTGCCCGCTGTCCTCTCCATGGCCCCGGTGCCCGTCCTGCTCCCTGGCGCCGCTGAGTGAAGCGGAAGGGCCGGCGGGCAGTGGGGCGGGGCAGCCAAGCGTCCAGTCGCGGGGCGGGGCTGGGCAAGGCGGTCCCACGGCTCCAGAGGTCCCCAGCCGGACCCCATCCCCGCACCCAGGCCAACCTAGAAGTCCCGTTCCTCCCCAGAGATGCGTGTCAATCTGTCACTCAGACATAACTCAGATATGAGTGCAGGGGACACGACAACAGGTTTGTGTACCTGGGAGGGAAGTTCTTTATGCTCGGTTGGGGTTGATCAACCCCAGGTATAGAGGGTGTCTCCTATgtctggaagaggaggagggcacGCTGAATCTGTACCACAGGTGATGGAAGCCATATCATCTCAGGCTAGAAGCCACGAAGTATCTGTGGCCTTGCATTTTGTCGGGGCAGCCGTTTGGGGGCGGTGCAGGGTCAAAAAGAGGTGAATACCCAGGGGGTTGGTCAGTGACCTTTATTGCGCGATTCTGAGGCGGGCACCAACCGGCCTCGGGAGATTTACTGTGGGAACTTCTGGCTCGGCCTTTTCTCTCCCCCGGGCGCTACTGGCCTGCGGTGCTCCCTGCTTGAGTTTCCTCCAGACCTTGAAGGAGCCTCAGAGgctcccagacacacacacccgtAGGTGGACCCAGAGGGTCGGAGGGCTCCCTAGAGTCCCGGAGGCATCGGATGGGACTTGATTGAGAGTCTAAGATCTGCGCGACTTATTGCGCTTCTTGCTGCGGGCTTCAATTAACTTCTGGGAACGGATCTTGAAGGCAGCGCGGGTCACTACATCTCGGTCATCATCCTCACTCTCCTCTTCGTCTAcagagaggcaggggtgggtggtggggaggGTAAGAGacgtttgtttctttttcccttcccagCCTTCACCACACCATGCACCTCCTCCTTGTCTTTGACGTAAGGCCACCTCCTGCCCCTCCCATTCGTCCCCTTTGACTCACACTGACCAAAGAACTTGTCCTTGACACTAGCCACGGGCAGAAGGATGCGGGTGTTGTACAGAGGCAGCTTTCCTTCTAACGTGGCCAGGAACTgtgggggaggcaggagagaggtgTGGGGACTGCAGTGAAGCTGTATCCCACCTCCTCACACCTTACGTTACGACTCTACTGGATTCTAAGTGGAGATCACTTCCCACTCTTCCCTGCATCCTTTTCCCCAGCAGAACTACCCTGTCACTCAAGCCTTGTTTCTAAGGACCTGCCCATAGGCCATCCCTGGTTCTCCAGCCCTCCCAACCTTCGATCCACCCAGTCCCTGATTCTCTGTTTTGGTTATGAAGGTCACACCTCAGCCAGCACCTGTTTTTCCTATCTCAGTCTGCTCTCTGGTTTTCGACTCCCACCCGGCACCCCCAGTCTTGATCCCCACAGGCCCGGGAGTGATCTGTGTGAACCTCTCGGTCTGCTATGTGTCGAAGCATCTCGGGCACGTCCTGGTTGTCcaggtgctcctgcagttttagcAGCTTTTCCTGGACAACTACCAGCAGATTGCTCGGGTAGTCCTCTGATTCCCGGTCTAACTTCTTTCCTGCCAATATGGTATCATCCTGCAGTGGGGACAGGCCAAGTTAGCTGAGAGATGCAGTGCCCCTGGGAGGGGACACGATTCACCCACAAGGGGGCCTTTCACAGAGAGGGAGAACTTTGAGGTAGATATCTACCTCGCCTGAGCGGGGCCTCTCAAATTAAAGCTTTGCCTTGAGGGCAGAATCTTTGAACTTGAGCTATCCAAAGAACCGGGAGGTCTCTTTGAGATTAACAACACAACTTAGGCCAGTGTGGGGATGGTTTTCTGAAGAAATGGAGCTCTTGCGGACAAAGTGGGACCTTCTTCAACCAGAGCCGCACCACCACTGGAGTTGGGACACTTAAACCCTGGGTTGGGCGGATGGATTGGTCTTGCCCATGGAGTCAGAGTTTAAGGCTGAACAAAAGAGGGCTTCTCCAGGATGTAGGACCAAGACAGTGACATATGTGTGGGACTTCGCATTCTGGGCAGGAAACAGGGCTGGATCCTGTGGCTTCTGTGGCATCTCCAACTGCGCTGATGCTCTGAGAGGACGTGGGCGGGGCTCCAGGGATGGAGCAGGGCTCCAAGGGGCAGGGGCCATTAGGGGCGGAGCTCCTTGGGGTTGGGTCTACCCAGGGGGTTATTTACAAGGGCGGGGCCTACCATTTGCACGTGACTCAGTTTGTTGGCCAAATGCTCCAGGCAATCTTTGACCAACTCGAGGACTCTCGAGGTGCGGTCCAGTCGCTCCAGGACTTCGCTGTGACGCTGCTCCTCCTTCTTGAATGCCTTTTTCATCTCTTCGTGGAGCTTCCGCTGGCTGCCAGGAGCCGGGAGGTTCAGCAGCTGCCAATGGCTGACTCCAGCGTCCCCGCAGCCTCCCTCAGCCACCGAGGCCTCACCTCACCAGTGTGGCATCCCCTGAGTACTTGAGGTTCTCCAGCTCCCTCTGGAGCCgctgcttctcctccttcaaCTTTGCCAACGCCAGTTCATTGTCTCTCTTGAGGGTCTCCAGCTGCGTAAAGGTCTCGTCCTGGGCCAGGAATCTTCGCACCACCGCCTGCGGACCACATATCCCTGGTCAGAGCTTGGAACAGGGAGGCTCCAGAACACTACGGTCGTCTGTGTCACACAACATGT from Rattus norvegicus strain BN/NHsdMcwi chromosome 8, GRCr8, whole genome shotgun sequence includes:
- the Ralgdsl3 gene encoding ral guanine nucleotide dissociation stimulator-like 3 isoform X6 yields the protein MGSGWGPLEPWDRLAQPRPATGRLAAPPHCPPALPLHSAAPGSRTGTGAMERTAGKELALAPLQDWGEETEDGAVYSVSLRRQRSQRSTPEGSGDGQTPIPAMDTFLQYRTSKVRALRAARLERLVHELVSGDREQDPGFVPAFLATHRAFVPTARVLGFLLPPPPPPPPPPAGVDSKRTEGQDLNFSKNLRAVVSVLGSWLRDHPQDFRDPPDHQNLGDVRIFLGWAAPGGAEVREAEKLLEDFLKEAKEEQTEGEQRLAWAGPPWAAQSPRSEFAEDYSEEEGLRSEGPELLDFSVDEVAEQLTLMDVELFLRVRSCECLGSMWSQRDRPGAAGISPTVRATVAQFNAVTGCVLGSVLAAPGLAASQRAQRIEKWIRIAQRCRELRNFSSLRAILSALQSNPIYRLKRSWGAVSREPLSVFRKLSQIFSDEDNHLSSRAILSQEETTEGPQGDDCSPGSLPSKLPPGPVPYLGTFLTDLVMLDTALPDMLKGNLINFEKRRKEWEILARIQQLQHRCQHYSLSPRPPILAALRAQRQLSEEQSYRVSRVIEPPAASCPSSPRIRRRISLTKRLSAKLSREKNQSPGGSPGDPPSPTSSVSPGSPPASPRSQDPPPGSPPASPGPQSPSTKLSLSMEPPGPWPMTLTPSSSRTPLLGQQTSEARVIRVSINNNHGNLYRSILLTCQDKAPSVVQRALEKHNVPQPWARDYQLLQVLPGDRGVGGKHL
- the Ralgdsl3 gene encoding ral guanine nucleotide dissociation stimulator-like 3 isoform X1, with amino-acid sequence MGSGWGPLEPWDRLAQPRPATGRLAAPPHCPPALPLHSAAPGSRTGTGAMERTAGKELALAPLQDWGEETEDGAVYSVSLRRQRSQRSTPEGSGDGQTPIPAMDTFLQYRTSKVRALRAARLERLVHELVSGDREQDPGFVPAFLATHRAFVPTARVLGFLLPPPPPPPPPPAGVDSKRTEGQDLNFSKNLRAVVSVLGSWLRDHPQDFRDPPDHQNLGDVRIFLGWAAPGGAEVREAEKLLEDFLKEAKEEQTEGEQRLAWAGPPWAAQSPRSEFAEDYSEEEGLRSEGPELLDFSVDEVAEQLTLMDVELFLRVRSCECLGSMWSQRDRPGAAGISPTVRATVAQFNAVTGCVLGSVLAAPGLAASQRAQRIEKWIRIAQRCRELRNFSSLRAILSALQSNPIYRLKRSWGAVSREPLSVFRKLSQIFSDEDNHLSSRAILSQEETTEGPQGDDCSPGSLPSKLPPGPVPYLGTFLTDLVMLDTALPDMLKGNLINFEKRRKEWEILARIQQLQHRCQHYSLSPRPPILAALRAQRQLSEEQSYRVSRVIEPPAASCPSSPRIRRRISLTKRLSAKLSREKNQSPGGSPGDPPSPTSSVSPGSPPASPRSQDPPPGSPPASPGPQSPSTKLSLSMEPPGPWPMTLTPSSSRTPLLGQQTSEARVIRVSINNNHGNLYRSILLTCQDKAPSVVQRALEKHNVPQPWARDYQLLQVLPGDRGQVLVASIFNRSTQEAGGRGRPVAEFEASLDYRASSRTARATQKNSVLKNKQGLERWLSG
- the Ralgdsl3 gene encoding ral guanine nucleotide dissociation stimulator-like 3 isoform X8; the protein is MGSGWGPLEPWDRLAQPRPATGRLAAPPHCPPALPLHSAAPGSRTGTGAMERTAGKELALAPLQDWGEETEDGAVYSVSLRRQRSQRSTPEGSGDGQTPIPAMDTFLQYRTSKVRALRAARLERLVHELVSGDREQDPGFVPAFLATHRAFVPTARVLGFLLPPPPPPPPPPAGVDSKRTEGQDLNFSKNLRAVVSVLGSWLRDHPQDFRDPPDHQNLGDVRIFLGWAAPGGAEVREAEKLLEDFLKEAKEEQTEGEQRLAWAGPPWAAQSPRSEFAEDYSEEEGLRSEGPELLDFSVDEVAEQLTLMDVELFLRVRSCECLGSMWSQRDRPGAAGISPTVRATVAQFNAVTGCVLGSVLAAPGLAASQRAQRIEKWIRIAQRCRELRNFSSLRAILSALQSNPIYRLKRSWGAVSREPLSVFRKLSQIFSDEDNHLSSRAILSQEETTEGPQGDDCSPGSLPSKLPPGPVPYLGTFLTDLVMLDTALPDMLKGNLINFEKRRKEWEILARIQQLQHRCQHYSLSPRPPILAALRAQRQLSEEQSYRVSRVIEPPAASCPSSPRIRRRISLTKRLRSCPGRRTSLLAGVPGIHPHLPPVCLQGLPQPVLEAKTLLLAVLQLHQGLRAPAPSCP
- the Ralgdsl3 gene encoding ral guanine nucleotide dissociation stimulator-like 3 isoform X4, producing the protein MGSGWGPLEPWDRLAQPRPATGRLAAPPHCPPALPLHSAAPGSRTGTGAMERTAGKELALAPLQDWGEETEDGAVYSVSLRRQRSQRSTPEGSGDGQTPIPAMDTFLQYRTSKVRALRAARLERLVHELVSGDREQDPGFVPAFLATHRAFVPTARVLGFLLPPPPPPPPPPAGVDSKRTEGQDLNFSKNLRAVVSVLGSWLRDHPQDFRDPPDHQNLGDVRIFLGWAAPGGAEVREAEKLLEDFLKEAKEEQTEGEQRLAWAGPPWAAQSPRSEFAEDYSEEEGLRSEGPELLDFSVDEVAEQLTLMDVELFLRVRSCECLGSMWSQRDRPGAAGISPTVRATVAQFNAVTGCVLGSVLAAPGLAASQRAQRIEKWIRIAQRCRELRNFSSLRAILSALQSNPIYRLKRSWGAVSREPLSVFRKLSQIFSDEDNHLSSRAILSQEETTEGPQGDDCSPGSLPSKLPPGPVPYLGTFLTDLVMLDTALPDMLKGNLINFEKRRKEWEILARIQQLQHRCQHYSLSPRPPILAALRAQRQLSEEQSYRVSRVIEPPAASCPSSPRIRRRISLTKRLSAKLSREKNQSPGGSPGDPPSPTSSVSPGSPPASPRSQDPPPGSPPASPGPQSPSTKLSLSMEPPGPWPMTLTPSSSRTPLLGQQTSEARVIRVSINNNHGNLYRSILLTCQDKAPSVVQRALEKHNVPQPWARDYQLLQVLPGDRELLIPDSANVFYAMNPAAPGDFLLRRKEGTGHTPSASPS